In Glandiceps talaboti chromosome 6, keGlaTala1.1, whole genome shotgun sequence, one DNA window encodes the following:
- the LOC144436826 gene encoding uncharacterized protein LOC144436826 yields the protein MATTANPEGSSTATTTAESFPPGVASLVTSITGSITTVVESKLAQFKRELSLDTSEAIDSAAKKARGDTYEFQKPGNKQQFEHQEKVLDSLETALDAVTKGAIEKAKKSLKQDIFQVEDWKSELNNPALRNLCETIPDVMLASKAGTTVSKYTNGWIRWKEWCSVNLSADAAFPAKPVHIAVYLRSLLDGAKTAAPLETAIQHQMMMAGIQKFVGDISKFGTHSFRAGGATVAANSNVNERCLARHGGWKSTSSKDRYIVDSLSMKLDVARSLGV from the exons ATGGCAACAACAGCAAACCCTGAAGGCAGCAGTACTGCCACCACTACTGCCGAATCCTTTCCGCCTGGGGTTGCTTCGCTTGTTACCAGTATTACCGGTTCAATAACGACTGTGgtagaaagcaagttagctcAATTCAAAAGGGAGCTGAGTTTGGACACTTCAGAGGCTATTGACAGCGCCGCCAAGAAAGCAAGGGGCGACACGTACGAATTCCAGAAGCCGGGCAACAAGCAACAGTTTGAACACCAAGAAAAAGTGCTTGACAGCTTGGAAACCGCACTCGATGCTGTCACAAAAGGAGCCATAGAAAAGGCCAAGAAGTCACTTAAACAAG ATATTTTTCAGGTAGAGGATTGGAAATCAGAATTGAATAATCCAGCTCTGAGGAATCTATGTGAAACCATTCCAGATGTGATGCTAGCATCGAAAGCAGGTACCACTGTATCCAAGTATACCAATGGTTGGATTCGTTGGAAGGAGTGGTGTTCTGTGAATTTATCAGCGGATGCTGCATTCCCAGCCAAGCCAGTTCATATTGCAGTTTATCTCAGAAGTTTATTGGATGGTGCAAAAACAGCAGCACCGTTGGAAACTGCGATACAGCATCAGATGATGATGGCTGGTATACAAAAATTCGTTGGGGATATTTCTAAGTTTGGCACTCACAGTTTCAGAGCAGGGGGAGCCACTGTAGCAGCCaatagcaatgttaatgagagATGTTTGGCCAGACACGGCGGGTGGAAATCAACCAGCTCTAAAGATAGATATATTGTCGATTCCCTAAGTATGAAACTCGATGTAGCTCGGTCACTTGGGGTGTAA